In one Brevibacterium sp. CBA3109 genomic region, the following are encoded:
- a CDS encoding YbhB/YbcL family Raf kinase inhibitor-like protein: MSINSPFYNLSDVPTFTLTSTDIENGAELSGPQLSGAMGVEGGQDTSPQLSWSGFPEETKAFAVTCYDPDAPTGSGFWHWVVTDLDASTTSLPANAGDPSADLLPAGSVTLRNDAGEPRFVGAAPPQGHGSHRYFFIVTALAEPLGLDESASPAFAGFNMFFKGIARAWLECTFELK, encoded by the coding sequence ATGAGCATCAACTCGCCGTTCTACAACCTTTCCGACGTCCCAACATTCACTCTCACCAGCACGGATATCGAGAACGGAGCCGAACTGAGCGGGCCTCAGCTCTCGGGCGCGATGGGCGTCGAAGGTGGCCAGGACACCTCACCGCAGCTGTCATGGTCGGGATTCCCCGAGGAGACCAAGGCCTTCGCCGTGACCTGTTATGACCCGGACGCGCCCACTGGCTCCGGCTTCTGGCACTGGGTCGTCACCGACCTCGACGCGTCGACAACCAGTCTGCCCGCCAACGCCGGTGACCCCTCGGCGGACCTGCTGCCCGCCGGTAGCGTGACGCTGCGCAACGACGCGGGCGAACCGCGCTTCGTCGGTGCCGCACCACCCCAGGGGCACGGATCACACCGGTACTTCTTCATCGTCACGGCATTGGCGGAGCCGCTGGGCCTCGACGAATCCGCGTCACCGGCCTTCGCCGGGTTCAACATGTTCTTCAAGGGCATCGCCCGCGCATGGCTGGAATGCACCTTCGAGCTCAAGTGA
- the leuD gene encoding 3-isopropylmalate dehydratase small subunit, with the protein MEAFSTHTGIGVPLRRANIDTDQIIPAKFLKRVTRTGFEDALFYRWRTAEDFVLNDPDFSAGSVLVAGPDFGTGSSREHAVWALKDYGFRVILSSRFGDIFRGNSGKEGLLAAQLEQDDIELIWKILENHPGTPITVDLNEKTVTCDSVTVTFQIDDYTRWRLLEGHDDISLTLAKESEISEFESRRAAFKPTTLPAKV; encoded by the coding sequence ATGGAAGCATTCAGCACCCACACCGGCATCGGCGTCCCGCTGCGCCGAGCCAACATCGACACCGACCAGATCATCCCGGCGAAATTCCTCAAGCGTGTCACCCGCACCGGGTTCGAAGACGCCCTGTTCTACCGGTGGCGGACCGCGGAGGACTTCGTCCTCAACGACCCCGACTTCTCGGCCGGCTCCGTCCTCGTAGCCGGACCTGACTTCGGCACCGGCTCCTCGCGTGAACACGCGGTGTGGGCATTGAAGGACTACGGTTTCCGTGTCATCCTCTCCTCCCGCTTCGGCGACATCTTCCGCGGCAACTCCGGCAAAGAGGGCCTGTTGGCGGCTCAGCTGGAACAGGACGACATCGAACTGATCTGGAAGATCCTGGAGAACCACCCGGGCACCCCGATCACCGTCGACCTGAACGAGAAGACCGTGACCTGCGATTCGGTGACCGTGACGTTCCAGATCGATGACTACACGCGCTGGCGCCTGCTCGAAGGCCATGACGACATCAGCCTGACCCTGGCCAAGGAATCCGAGATCTCTGAGTTCGAGTCCCGGCGCGCGGCATTCAAACCGACGACCCTGCCCGCGAAGGTCTGA
- the murA gene encoding UDP-N-acetylglucosamine 1-carboxyvinyltransferase, giving the protein MLEVRGGNPLGGTVQVRGAKNLVPKAMVASLLAETPSVLRGVPQIRDVEIVTGLLELHGVRVTPGTDGQRSDGELHLDPSDMAQGSIVDIDAHAGSSRIPILFCGPLLHSLGQAFIPDLGGCHIGDRPINFHLDVLRQFGAEVDKTSGGIMLTTRGRLQGTKVELPFPSVGATEQVLLTAVRAEGVTELRNAAIEPEIMDLIALLQKMGAIITVDTDRVVRIEGVETLRGFIHRALPDRNETASWASAALATGGDIFVEGASQPELITFLNVFRRIGGEFEVEETGIRFRHPGGKLTSFALETDVHPGFMTDWQQPLVVAMTQAEGLSIIHETVYENRFGFTHALGEMGAQIQLYRECLGGTPCRFGRRNYQHSAVVSGPTELTGTRIDVPDLRGGFSHLIAALAARGTSQVHGIELINRGYENFLDKLIGLGAEVAA; this is encoded by the coding sequence ATGCTCGAAGTTCGCGGCGGTAATCCGTTAGGTGGAACCGTCCAGGTCAGAGGCGCCAAGAACCTGGTTCCCAAGGCTATGGTCGCCTCATTGCTGGCAGAGACGCCCTCCGTGCTGCGCGGCGTGCCGCAGATCAGGGACGTTGAGATCGTCACCGGTCTCCTCGAGCTCCATGGTGTCCGTGTCACACCTGGCACCGATGGGCAGCGCTCCGACGGTGAACTGCATCTGGACCCTTCCGATATGGCACAGGGGTCGATCGTCGACATCGACGCGCATGCTGGATCCTCGCGGATCCCGATCCTCTTCTGCGGACCTCTCCTGCACAGCCTGGGTCAGGCGTTCATTCCGGATCTGGGCGGATGCCACATCGGTGACCGCCCCATCAACTTCCACCTCGACGTCCTGCGACAGTTCGGCGCCGAGGTCGACAAGACCTCCGGCGGCATCATGCTCACTACCCGTGGGCGCCTGCAGGGCACCAAGGTCGAACTTCCCTTTCCCTCCGTCGGCGCCACCGAACAGGTGCTGCTGACCGCGGTGAGGGCCGAGGGCGTGACCGAATTGCGCAATGCGGCCATCGAACCCGAGATCATGGATCTCATCGCCCTGCTGCAGAAGATGGGCGCCATCATCACCGTCGACACCGACCGCGTGGTGCGCATCGAAGGTGTGGAGACTCTGCGCGGCTTCATCCACCGGGCGCTGCCCGACCGCAATGAGACCGCCTCCTGGGCCTCGGCCGCGCTGGCCACCGGGGGAGACATCTTCGTCGAAGGCGCCTCCCAGCCCGAGCTCATCACCTTCCTCAACGTCTTCCGCCGCATCGGCGGTGAATTCGAGGTCGAGGAGACTGGGATCCGCTTCCGCCACCCCGGCGGCAAGCTCACGTCCTTCGCCCTGGAGACCGATGTTCACCCGGGCTTCATGACCGACTGGCAGCAACCGCTCGTCGTCGCCATGACCCAGGCCGAGGGCCTGTCGATCATCCACGAAACCGTGTACGAGAACCGCTTCGGCTTCACCCACGCGCTCGGGGAGATGGGTGCCCAGATCCAGCTCTACCGCGAATGCCTCGGCGGTACACCCTGCCGCTTCGGACGCCGCAACTACCAGCACTCGGCCGTGGTCTCCGGGCCCACCGAACTCACGGGAACACGTATCGACGTGCCCGACCTGCGCGGTGGGTTCAGCCACCTCATCGCAGCCCTGGCCGCACGCGGAACCAGCCAGGTCCACGGCATCGAACTCATCAACCGCGGATACGAGAACTTCCTCGACAAGCTCATCGGTCTCGGCGCCGAGGTGGCCGCATGA
- the leuC gene encoding 3-isopropylmalate dehydratase large subunit — translation MPRTLAEKVWADHVVSLGEDGAPDLIYIDLHLVHEVTSPQAFDGLRLAGRPVRRPDLTIATEDHNTPTWDIDKPIAEPTSATQIETLRQNTREFGIRLHSLGDADQGIVHVVGPQLGLTQPGTTVVCGDSHTSTHGAFGALALGIGTSEVEHVLATQTLSLKAFKTMSITVDGDLPEGSSAKDIILAIIAKIGTGGGQGYVLEYRGSAIRALSMEARMTICNMSIEAGARAGMVAPDETTFEYVKGRPHAPEGDDWDGALEYWKTLYTDADATFDHEVVLEAKDIEPFVTWGTNPGQGLPLSAAVPSPDDFADENDKASAANALAYMGLTPGTPLREIEVDTVFLGSCTNSRIEDLRAAAEVVQGRKKAENVRFMVVPGSAKVRLQAEEEGLDRVFKDFGGEWRFAGCSMCLGMNPDQLADGERCASTSNRNFEGRQGKGGRTHLVSPLVAAATAVRGTLSSPGDVKDLPRDAEPVAWTEDKPTLTLTPTPTSANA, via the coding sequence ATGCCACGCACTTTGGCCGAGAAGGTCTGGGCCGATCACGTCGTATCCCTGGGCGAAGACGGTGCGCCCGACCTCATCTACATCGACCTCCACCTCGTCCACGAGGTCACCAGCCCGCAGGCATTCGACGGTCTCCGACTCGCCGGGCGCCCGGTGCGCCGCCCCGATCTGACGATCGCCACGGAGGATCACAACACTCCGACCTGGGACATCGACAAGCCCATCGCGGAGCCCACCTCTGCCACGCAGATCGAAACGCTGCGGCAGAATACGCGGGAATTCGGGATCCGTCTGCACAGCCTCGGCGATGCCGATCAAGGAATCGTCCACGTCGTGGGCCCACAGCTGGGCCTGACCCAGCCGGGCACCACCGTCGTCTGCGGCGACTCGCACACCTCCACCCACGGGGCCTTCGGTGCGTTGGCGCTGGGCATCGGCACTTCCGAGGTCGAGCACGTGCTCGCCACCCAGACCCTGAGCCTCAAGGCATTCAAGACGATGTCGATCACCGTCGACGGCGACCTGCCCGAAGGCTCGAGCGCCAAGGACATCATTCTCGCCATCATCGCGAAGATCGGCACCGGCGGCGGTCAGGGCTACGTGCTCGAGTACCGCGGCTCGGCGATCCGGGCGCTGTCGATGGAAGCGCGGATGACCATCTGCAATATGTCGATCGAGGCGGGAGCCCGCGCCGGCATGGTCGCCCCGGACGAAACCACCTTCGAGTACGTCAAGGGTCGTCCGCACGCACCCGAGGGTGACGACTGGGACGGCGCCCTCGAATACTGGAAGACCCTGTACACCGACGCGGATGCGACCTTCGACCATGAGGTCGTCCTCGAAGCCAAGGACATCGAACCGTTCGTGACCTGGGGAACCAACCCGGGTCAGGGGCTGCCGCTGTCAGCGGCCGTGCCCTCACCCGATGACTTCGCCGATGAGAACGACAAGGCATCTGCTGCCAACGCGCTGGCCTACATGGGACTGACACCGGGCACACCGCTGCGTGAGATCGAAGTCGACACCGTGTTCCTGGGATCCTGCACAAATTCGCGCATCGAGGACCTGCGTGCCGCCGCCGAGGTGGTCCAGGGTCGGAAGAAGGCCGAGAACGTCCGCTTCATGGTCGTCCCCGGCTCGGCGAAGGTCCGCCTGCAGGCCGAGGAGGAAGGCCTCGACCGGGTCTTCAAGGACTTCGGGGGAGAGTGGCGCTTCGCCGGCTGCTCGATGTGCTTGGGCATGAACCCGGACCAGCTGGCCGACGGCGAACGCTGTGCCTCGACCTCGAACCGCAACTTCGAGGGCCGACAGGGCAAGGGCGGACGCACCCACCTCGTGTCTCCACTCGTGGCCGCGGCCACAGCCGTGCGCGGAACGTTGTCCTCGCCCGGTGACGTCAAGGATCTGCCCCGCGACGCCGAACCGGTGGCGTGGACTGAAGATAAGCCCACCTTGACACTGACACCCACCCCCACCTCGGCGAACGCGTAA
- a CDS encoding DUF3515 domain-containing protein produces the protein MRSRRLRPSPRPSPDPSPRKARAIALAAVVTVAAGVSLAGCERTVVVDPAQDAQNPKCADIMLRMPDEIAGEKSRTTSSQGTKAWGDPNIAVVRCGVTPPGPTTDQCVSVSSVDWISKASEEEDTWVFTSYGRTPAVEVLVNRKAESGNNVLAAISPALTAIKPEAKCVGAEDLDS, from the coding sequence ATGAGATCTCGTCGCCTCCGCCCGTCGCCTCGACCCTCGCCTGACCCCTCGCCTCGGAAGGCGCGCGCCATAGCCCTCGCAGCCGTTGTCACCGTGGCAGCGGGTGTGAGCCTAGCCGGGTGCGAGCGAACTGTCGTCGTCGACCCCGCCCAGGACGCACAGAATCCCAAATGCGCCGACATCATGCTCCGCATGCCCGATGAGATCGCAGGCGAGAAGTCACGCACGACATCCTCCCAAGGCACGAAAGCGTGGGGAGATCCCAACATCGCAGTCGTCCGCTGCGGCGTCACCCCACCCGGACCGACCACCGATCAGTGCGTGAGCGTGAGCAGCGTCGACTGGATCTCGAAGGCCTCCGAGGAGGAAGACACCTGGGTGTTCACCAGCTACGGCCGCACCCCGGCAGTCGAAGTCCTCGTCAACCGCAAAGCCGAATCGGGCAACAATGTGCTCGCAGCGATCTCGCCGGCATTGACCGCGATCAAGCCTGAGGCCAAGTGCGTGGGAGCCGAGGACCTCGACAGCTGA
- a CDS encoding lysophospholipid acyltransferase family protein, whose protein sequence is MSDEDVLVSFEPSAVRSQRRVAFVVASTAYGLYRLTSKIKVDNAEILPPRTPRMRRMRGMPETRGTGAIIAAYHASHLDPILVGLALWRNGHLPHFLAKSGLFSGALGAVLRGLGQIPVLRSSTQAGDSLEYAKEALAKGECVVIYPEGTLTKDTELWPQHFKTGTARLALETGAPIIPAAHWGLQEIFPQGAKVPKFRPLRHTSVVRFGDPIDYEDLWAHREEKKSKTVLTHRLTNTIAAMVGELSNRELPERFHNEEVGE, encoded by the coding sequence ATGAGTGACGAGGACGTGCTGGTCTCCTTCGAACCCTCCGCGGTCCGGTCCCAGCGCCGAGTCGCCTTCGTCGTGGCCTCGACCGCCTATGGGCTCTACCGGCTGACCTCGAAGATCAAGGTCGACAATGCCGAGATCCTGCCGCCTCGGACGCCGCGAATGCGGCGCATGCGAGGGATGCCGGAGACGCGGGGCACCGGTGCCATCATCGCCGCTTACCATGCCAGCCACCTCGACCCGATCCTCGTCGGGCTCGCCCTGTGGCGCAACGGGCACCTGCCGCACTTCCTCGCCAAATCAGGTCTGTTCTCAGGTGCCCTCGGCGCCGTCCTCCGTGGACTGGGCCAGATCCCGGTTCTGCGCTCCTCCACACAGGCCGGTGACTCCCTCGAATACGCGAAGGAGGCTCTGGCCAAGGGCGAATGCGTCGTCATCTATCCGGAGGGAACGCTGACGAAGGACACGGAACTGTGGCCACAGCACTTCAAGACCGGCACCGCCAGGCTCGCACTCGAAACCGGTGCCCCGATCATCCCCGCCGCGCACTGGGGACTTCAGGAGATCTTCCCGCAAGGGGCGAAGGTGCCCAAGTTCCGACCTCTGCGACACACCTCGGTGGTCCGATTCGGTGACCCAATCGACTACGAGGACCTGTGGGCCCACCGCGAGGAGAAGAAGTCCAAGACGGTGCTCACCCACCGCCTGACGAACACCATTGCAGCGATGGTCGGCGAGCTCTCGAACCGTGAGCTGCCCGAGAGATTCCACAACGAGGAGGTCGGCGAATGA
- a CDS encoding NAD(P)H-dependent glycerol-3-phosphate dehydrogenase has translation MSVKKTAVLGAGSWGTTYAAVVADAGFPVTLWARRSEVAEEITTSHTNERYLGDRALPELLSATADDIAAVTDAEVIILAVPAQTLRENLSRWKPHLRPGVKLVSLMKGIEVDTGKRMSEVIAEVAEVDSTQIAVVSGPNLAREIADRQPTATVVASESIETAEVVAQISANGYFRPYTNTDVVGVEMGGAVKNVIALAVGIADGQKLGDNSKASIITRGLAETSRLAAAMGAAPHTLSGLAGLGDLVATCASPLSRNRTFGRHLGEGMSLADVIAHTSQTAEGVKSAPAILALGRKYEVDLPITEAVCAVLGGRLRVDELAGLLLSRKRKHEGPSA, from the coding sequence ATGAGCGTCAAGAAGACCGCAGTGCTGGGAGCCGGATCATGGGGGACGACCTATGCCGCCGTCGTCGCCGATGCCGGATTCCCCGTCACCCTCTGGGCTCGCCGGTCCGAGGTCGCCGAGGAGATCACCACCTCACACACGAATGAACGGTACCTGGGTGACCGTGCCCTGCCCGAGCTGCTGAGTGCCACCGCTGACGACATCGCCGCCGTCACCGACGCCGAGGTGATCATCCTCGCCGTTCCCGCACAGACCCTGCGGGAGAACCTGAGCCGATGGAAGCCGCATCTGCGTCCAGGGGTGAAGCTCGTGAGCCTGATGAAGGGCATCGAGGTCGACACGGGCAAGCGCATGTCCGAGGTCATCGCCGAGGTCGCCGAGGTGGATTCCACCCAGATCGCGGTCGTCTCCGGCCCGAACCTGGCCCGTGAGATCGCCGATCGTCAGCCCACCGCCACCGTCGTGGCTTCAGAGAGCATCGAGACGGCCGAAGTGGTCGCCCAGATCAGCGCGAACGGATACTTCCGGCCCTATACGAACACCGATGTCGTCGGCGTCGAGATGGGTGGTGCCGTCAAGAACGTCATCGCACTGGCGGTCGGCATCGCCGACGGGCAGAAGCTCGGCGACAACTCGAAGGCCTCGATCATCACCCGCGGCCTGGCCGAGACCTCCCGTCTGGCTGCTGCCATGGGCGCCGCGCCGCACACCCTCTCGGGCCTGGCCGGACTCGGCGACCTCGTCGCCACCTGTGCCTCACCACTGTCGCGGAACAGGACATTCGGGCGTCACCTAGGCGAGGGTATGAGCCTCGCCGACGTCATCGCCCACACCTCGCAGACCGCTGAGGGAGTGAAGTCGGCTCCTGCCATCCTCGCCCTGGGGCGCAAGTACGAGGTCGACCTGCCGATCACGGAAGCGGTATGCGCGGTCCTCGGCGGACGGCTGCGGGTTGACGAACTCGCCGGTTTGCTGTTGTCTCGGAAGCGTAAGCACGAGGGACCATCGGCCTGA
- the thiL gene encoding thiamine-phosphate kinase, which produces MTRLSELGESHVLERILSHNRSGSQVIIGPGDDAAVTAVDGNLVSTADMLVENEDFTRAWLDWSRLGTKAAAQNLSDVCVMGAKPHGLLVSLAVPDSTKIEDLEALFAGIVAEAARAGEELGCEVPVIGGDLSSSGLIVIAITALGTVGDHAAITRSGAQPGDSIYLAGTIGRAAAGLDLLFAGVDGDAEVARNDPQLGESLTELITTQLAPQPDYAAVLQMREASAMIDVSDGLSTDLGRVAAASGVHAGIDRASLQDLIDPLLPAAQHLVGNIEGVEPDEGTAGAASEAEELALSWVLNGGEDHGFVASSGQFDTPPVGWRRIGEMRVGSGVSLDGVPVPTSGFGHFGK; this is translated from the coding sequence ATGACCCGACTGTCCGAACTTGGCGAATCACACGTGCTCGAACGCATCCTCTCTCACAATCGCAGCGGTTCGCAGGTGATCATCGGACCCGGAGATGATGCTGCGGTGACCGCGGTGGACGGCAATCTGGTGTCCACGGCCGACATGTTGGTGGAGAACGAGGACTTCACCCGCGCCTGGCTCGACTGGTCTCGGCTCGGGACCAAAGCCGCCGCACAGAACCTCTCCGATGTGTGCGTCATGGGCGCCAAGCCGCATGGGCTGCTTGTGTCACTGGCGGTGCCGGACTCGACGAAGATCGAGGATCTCGAAGCTCTCTTCGCAGGCATCGTCGCCGAGGCGGCACGTGCCGGCGAGGAACTGGGCTGCGAAGTCCCGGTCATCGGCGGAGACCTCTCGTCCTCGGGCCTCATCGTCATCGCGATCACCGCGTTGGGCACCGTCGGCGATCACGCAGCGATCACCCGCTCGGGGGCGCAGCCGGGAGACTCGATCTACCTGGCCGGAACCATCGGACGCGCGGCAGCCGGATTGGATCTCCTCTTCGCCGGTGTCGACGGCGACGCTGAAGTCGCCCGCAATGATCCTCAACTCGGTGAGAGCCTCACGGAACTCATCACCACCCAACTGGCCCCACAGCCGGACTATGCGGCTGTCCTGCAGATGAGGGAAGCCTCGGCGATGATCGATGTCTCCGATGGGCTCAGTACAGATCTGGGACGGGTAGCGGCGGCCTCGGGAGTCCACGCCGGCATCGACCGTGCCTCGCTCCAAGACCTCATCGATCCGCTGCTGCCTGCAGCACAGCACCTGGTGGGCAACATCGAGGGGGTCGAACCGGACGAAGGGACCGCCGGGGCTGCGTCAGAGGCAGAGGAGTTGGCGTTGTCCTGGGTGCTGAATGGGGGAGAGGACCATGGCTTCGTCGCGTCGTCGGGCCAGTTCGACACACCTCCGGTAGGCTGGCGGAGAATCGGAGAGATGAGAGTCGGCAGCGGGGTCAGTCTCGACGGCGTACCGGTGCCGACGAGCGGCTTCGGCCATTTCGGGAAGTGA
- a CDS encoding D-alanine--D-alanine ligase family protein: protein MPESDHRPLVAVLFGGRSSEHAVSCVTAAGVIRAIDDDAYRVLPIGITKAGVWRIVEDWSTMAFDPANMPEVADNGTEIIPPISAQGSPLLHRDAEGHYTELGSVDVYFPLLHGQYGEDGTLQGLFELSDTAFVGSGVFASAASMDKHYTKSLMAHAQIPTCPWELVTETMWEADRADAEARITGLGLPVFVKPARAGSSMGVSRVDSVAGLDQALRSAFDHDSKVIVEPRVVGREIECAVLGSVHDREVRVSFPGEIEVSGEHSFYDFEAKYLDLADAQLTCPARVDEKTTARIQELSAQVFRLFDCTGLSRVDTFVTDSGEVLINEINTLPGFTPTSAYPFMWSNSGIEYPALISELITIALVDHARTH from the coding sequence ATGCCTGAATCTGATCACCGGCCACTCGTCGCAGTCCTCTTCGGCGGACGATCGAGCGAACACGCCGTCAGCTGCGTCACTGCTGCCGGGGTCATCCGGGCCATCGACGATGACGCCTACCGTGTTCTGCCCATCGGCATCACGAAGGCCGGTGTGTGGCGCATCGTCGAAGACTGGTCGACGATGGCCTTCGACCCGGCGAATATGCCCGAGGTCGCTGACAACGGAACCGAGATCATCCCGCCGATCTCAGCTCAGGGCTCGCCCCTGCTGCACAGGGACGCCGAGGGCCACTACACCGAACTCGGATCCGTCGACGTCTACTTTCCTCTCCTGCACGGCCAGTACGGGGAAGACGGCACCCTGCAGGGCCTGTTCGAACTCAGCGACACGGCCTTCGTCGGCTCCGGGGTCTTCGCCTCGGCGGCGAGCATGGACAAGCACTACACGAAGTCCCTCATGGCCCACGCCCAAATTCCGACATGCCCCTGGGAGCTCGTGACCGAAACCATGTGGGAGGCCGACCGGGCCGATGCTGAGGCTCGGATCACCGGCTTGGGGCTGCCTGTGTTCGTCAAACCGGCACGGGCAGGATCGTCGATGGGAGTCAGCCGCGTCGATTCCGTCGCAGGGCTGGATCAGGCGCTGCGCTCTGCCTTCGACCATGATTCCAAGGTCATCGTCGAACCACGGGTCGTCGGTCGTGAGATCGAGTGCGCGGTCCTCGGCTCCGTTCACGACCGTGAGGTTCGGGTCTCGTTCCCCGGAGAGATCGAAGTCTCCGGCGAGCACTCGTTCTATGACTTCGAAGCCAAATACCTCGACCTCGCCGATGCGCAGCTGACCTGCCCGGCCCGCGTCGATGAGAAGACGACGGCGCGGATCCAGGAGCTCTCGGCCCAGGTGTTCCGGCTCTTCGACTGCACGGGGCTCTCGCGTGTCGATACCTTCGTCACGGATTCCGGTGAGGTCCTCATCAACGAGATCAACACACTCCCGGGATTCACCCCCACCTCGGCGTACCCGTTCATGTGGTCGAACTCCGGCATCGAGTATCCGGCGCTCATCTCAGAGCTCATCACCATCGCACTGGTCGATCACGCCCGCACCCACTGA